In one Yoonia rosea genomic region, the following are encoded:
- a CDS encoding polysaccharide biosynthesis/export family protein, with product MSRIVTLLGSLLTLMLFSTITLAQEYRVQPGDTLRIEVAEDASLNRVVLVAPDGRIALPGTGNVRASGLTTAQIQSALTSRLAASFVSPPNVFVGIEGLAPEREPRTIGIFVVGEGATVGRIEIEPGTNLMQAIAQFGGFTNFAAVKRIQLRRGSDVYTINYNSILDGSSENGAVRMRDGDVIVIPQRKLFE from the coding sequence ATGTCCCGTATTGTTACCCTTCTTGGGTCGCTTCTGACCCTGATGCTATTTTCCACGATCACACTTGCGCAGGAATACAGGGTACAGCCCGGTGATACCCTGCGTATTGAAGTGGCCGAAGATGCCAGTTTGAACCGCGTGGTGCTGGTGGCACCTGACGGACGTATCGCACTGCCCGGCACGGGGAACGTTCGCGCAAGCGGGCTTACGACAGCACAAATCCAATCCGCTTTGACCAGCCGTTTGGCCGCAAGTTTTGTCAGCCCTCCAAACGTTTTTGTGGGCATTGAAGGGCTCGCACCCGAACGTGAGCCGCGGACAATCGGTATCTTTGTTGTCGGTGAAGGTGCGACTGTTGGCCGGATCGAGATTGAGCCGGGCACAAACCTGATGCAGGCGATCGCCCAGTTCGGCGGCTTTACAAACTTTGCTGCGGTCAAACGCATCCAGTTGCGCCGCGGCAGTGACGTCTACACGATCAACTACAACAGCATCCTTGATGGCAGCAGCGAAAACGGTGCCGTCCGGATGCGCGATGGTGACGTCATCGTCATTCCGCAACGCAAACTGTTCGAGTAA
- a CDS encoding Trm112 family protein — protein MSGTAFDPKMLEALVCPLTQGTLRYDADKQELVSEAGKVAFPIRNGIPVMLVDEARPLET, from the coding sequence ATGAGTGGGACAGCATTCGACCCCAAAATGCTCGAGGCGCTGGTATGCCCGTTGACACAAGGGACGCTGCGCTATGACGCGGACAAGCAGGAGCTTGTTAGCGAGGCTGGCAAGGTCGCATTCCCGATCCGCAACGGGATACCTGTCATGCTGGTGGATGAGGCGCGTCCGCTAGAGACGTAG
- a CDS encoding LON peptidase substrate-binding domain-containing protein, whose amino-acid sequence MTSSYDLPDTIPVFPLPGALLLPRARLPLHLFEPRYLAMLDDVLKTPSRLIGMVQPYDAPGKGGKLHSIGCAGRVMAFSETEDGRYMITLAGMSRFRITQEVEGFTPYRRCNVSWQGFDRDLGPVERDDSFDREAFMEALGRYLVDQGLSTDWESLGEAEDELLINSLSMLCPFAPEDKQALLEAPSLTTRRETLMTLIEFALRGGSGEEVMQ is encoded by the coding sequence ATGACATCATCATATGATCTGCCTGACACAATTCCCGTCTTTCCGCTGCCGGGGGCATTGCTTTTGCCGCGCGCGCGTCTGCCGTTGCATTTGTTTGAACCCCGTTATCTTGCCATGCTGGATGATGTGCTGAAAACGCCATCGCGCTTGATAGGGATGGTGCAGCCGTATGATGCGCCCGGCAAAGGCGGGAAGCTGCATAGCATTGGCTGCGCTGGCCGTGTGATGGCGTTCTCCGAGACCGAGGACGGTCGCTATATGATTACCCTCGCAGGCATGTCGCGATTCCGGATTACGCAGGAAGTCGAAGGGTTCACGCCCTACCGCCGCTGCAACGTCAGCTGGCAGGGATTTGACCGCGATCTTGGGCCGGTTGAGCGCGACGACAGTTTCGACCGTGAGGCCTTTATGGAGGCGTTGGGCCGTTATCTTGTGGATCAGGGCCTATCGACCGATTGGGAAAGTCTGGGAGAGGCGGAAGACGAGTTGTTGATCAATTCACTTTCAATGCTTTGTCCCTTTGCACCCGAGGACAAACAAGCCCTGCTTGAGGCACCGTCCTTGACCACACGGCGCGAAACGCTCATGACGTTGATCGAATTCGCACTGCGTGGCGGATCAGGTGAAGAGGTGATGCAATGA
- a CDS encoding thioredoxin family protein translates to MLELDANANAGAPADLIKDGTDASFAKDVIEASQTVPVIVDFWAPWCGPCKTLGPAIEAAVTNAKGRVKLVKIDVDAHQAYAGQLQVQSIPTVYAFYQGRPVDGFQGALPPSEINAFVDKIAALAGDPEAEGLSAAIEAAEQMLAEGAATDAAETFAAILQEEPNNAPAYAGLVRAYLAMEDVDQAEAILNGAPAEISTDPLLEAVHAQIMLAREAANAGPVAELQAAVEAEPDNHQARFDLATALHASGQVEEAVNTLLELFRRDREWNDGAAKAQLFKIFDAHDAKDPIVLNGRRKLSSMIFA, encoded by the coding sequence ATGCTGGAATTGGACGCAAATGCAAATGCAGGTGCCCCCGCTGATCTGATCAAGGACGGAACCGACGCAAGCTTTGCCAAGGACGTGATCGAAGCATCGCAGACCGTGCCGGTGATTGTGGACTTCTGGGCGCCATGGTGCGGCCCGTGCAAGACGCTGGGCCCCGCGATTGAAGCGGCGGTGACCAATGCCAAAGGGCGGGTCAAGCTTGTGAAAATCGACGTGGACGCGCATCAGGCCTATGCGGGCCAGTTGCAAGTGCAGTCGATCCCGACGGTTTATGCCTTCTATCAGGGCCGTCCTGTTGACGGGTTTCAAGGCGCTTTGCCGCCCTCCGAGATCAACGCCTTTGTCGACAAGATCGCAGCGCTTGCCGGTGATCCCGAGGCAGAGGGCCTGAGTGCGGCCATCGAGGCCGCAGAGCAGATGTTGGCGGAAGGTGCGGCAACCGATGCAGCCGAGACCTTTGCCGCGATCCTGCAGGAAGAGCCGAACAATGCGCCTGCTTACGCAGGTCTAGTGCGCGCCTATCTGGCGATGGAAGACGTTGATCAGGCCGAGGCGATCCTGAATGGCGCACCTGCCGAAATCTCTACCGATCCGCTGCTAGAAGCCGTTCATGCGCAGATCATGCTGGCGCGCGAGGCTGCGAATGCAGGGCCTGTGGCGGAATTGCAGGCGGCGGTTGAGGCGGAACCCGACAACCATCAGGCACGTTTCGATCTGGCAACGGCGCTGCATGCCAGCGGTCAGGTGGAAGAGGCCGTGAATACGCTGCTGGAACTGTTTCGCCGTGACCGGGAATGGAATGACGGTGCGGCCAAGGCCCAGCTGTTCAAGATTTTCGATGCGCATGATGCCAAAGATCCGATTGTACTGAACGGGCGGCGAAAACTTTCTTCGATGATATTTGCCTGA
- a CDS encoding GDSL-type esterase/lipase family protein, protein MTKTILTFGDSNTYGTPPAHARGENRRFGPETRWPTVMLSELGEGWALIEDGLPGRTTSRADPVMGAHMDGQLGLRIALESQGPIDLLTIMLGTNDLKTHHGASVDQVVAGLAGLVGIARSEPYQTRHNGFDILLIAPAVVLEQGTYRDGLLGAQTKSRDLPFAIAQLADHWGLPFLDAGMHIRPSPVDGLHFEAQDHITLGRAIAAKVASL, encoded by the coding sequence ATGACAAAAACCATCCTTACGTTCGGCGATAGCAACACCTACGGCACGCCTCCGGCGCATGCGCGGGGTGAGAACCGGCGCTTCGGGCCCGAGACCCGATGGCCCACGGTGATGCTCTCCGAGCTCGGGGAAGGCTGGGCGCTGATCGAAGACGGCCTGCCCGGACGCACGACCAGCCGCGCAGACCCTGTGATGGGCGCGCATATGGATGGGCAGCTGGGGCTGCGGATCGCATTGGAAAGCCAGGGACCGATTGATCTGTTGACCATCATGCTGGGTACGAATGACCTTAAAACTCATCACGGCGCAAGCGTGGATCAGGTAGTCGCGGGGCTCGCAGGGCTGGTTGGTATCGCCCGCTCCGAGCCATACCAGACGCGACATAACGGCTTTGACATTCTGCTGATCGCCCCGGCGGTCGTACTCGAACAAGGAACATATCGTGACGGGCTCTTGGGTGCGCAGACGAAATCCCGCGACCTGCCCTTTGCGATTGCACAACTGGCCGATCACTGGGGGCTGCCGTTTCTGGATGCGGGCATGCATATCAGGCCCAGTCCTGTTGACGGGCTGCATTTCGAAGCACAGGACCACATCACGCTGGGGCGTGCGATAGCCGCGAAAGTCGCAAGCCTGTGA
- a CDS encoding NUDIX hydrolase: MTHPKLGAIAVVQHEGRFLLVQRKKEPNANTWGFPGGHVELGETARDAAVRELAEETGVVATAQGYLTNLDVITRDADGVVLFHYLLAVVVCTYEHGTPCAADDALDAGWFTADQAKALPQSPNLQYVIDLCCR; the protein is encoded by the coding sequence GTGACGCATCCGAAACTTGGCGCCATTGCCGTTGTGCAGCACGAAGGCCGGTTCCTTTTGGTGCAACGCAAAAAGGAACCCAACGCCAATACATGGGGGTTTCCGGGTGGCCATGTGGAACTGGGCGAAACAGCGCGCGACGCCGCTGTGCGTGAACTGGCCGAGGAAACCGGCGTCGTCGCGACCGCACAGGGTTACCTGACCAACCTCGATGTCATCACACGCGACGCGGACGGTGTGGTGCTGTTCCACTACCTCCTGGCGGTGGTGGTCTGTACCTATGAACATGGCACGCCATGTGCGGCCGATGATGCTCTTGATGCAGGCTGGTTTACAGCGGATCAGGCGAAGGCTCTCCCACAAAGCCCGAACCTGCAATACGTAATCGACCTGTGCTGCAGGTAA
- a CDS encoding phosphodiester glycosidase family protein, giving the protein MRWLAVALLFWALPAAAVSCEDVDYLGNSYTVCTVDATQEDLRLFYKDVDGGVIGSFGALEDLPSVGSLAFAMNAGMYHDDRSPVGHYVEGGIETMRVIPNAGPGNFGLLPNGVFCITDTSAQVYETLAYVANAPACRDATQSGPMLVIDGALHPRFLPDSTSRFVRNGVGTSTDGATAVFAISNNSVTFHEFGSFFKDYLAMPNALYFDGKVSRLYSRAQGRSDFGFQLGPMVGVVE; this is encoded by the coding sequence ATGCGCTGGCTCGCTGTGGCATTGCTCTTTTGGGCGCTGCCGGCAGCGGCGGTAAGTTGCGAGGACGTTGATTATCTGGGGAACAGCTATACGGTCTGCACCGTGGATGCGACCCAAGAGGATTTGCGTCTTTTCTACAAGGATGTGGACGGTGGCGTGATTGGGAGCTTTGGCGCGCTGGAGGATCTGCCGTCGGTGGGCAGCCTTGCTTTTGCGATGAATGCGGGGATGTACCACGATGACCGCTCTCCTGTGGGTCATTACGTCGAAGGCGGTATTGAGACGATGCGCGTGATCCCGAATGCGGGGCCGGGGAATTTTGGCCTGCTGCCCAACGGGGTTTTCTGCATCACGGATACTTCGGCACAAGTCTATGAAACGCTCGCCTATGTCGCAAATGCGCCCGCCTGTCGCGATGCCACCCAATCAGGGCCGATGCTGGTGATTGACGGTGCGCTGCATCCGCGGTTCCTGCCCGACAGTACATCACGGTTTGTGCGTAACGGTGTGGGCACAAGTACCGATGGGGCGACCGCGGTCTTTGCGATTTCCAACAATAGTGTCACGTTTCACGAGTTCGGGTCTTTCTTCAAAGACTATCTGGCTATGCCGAACGCCCTCTATTTTGACGGCAAGGTATCGCGGCTTTATTCGCGCGCCCAAGGGCGCAGTGATTTCGGGTTCCAGCTTGGGCCGATGGTTGGCGTTGTCGAGTAG
- the rbfA gene encoding 30S ribosome-binding factor RbfA, protein MAKNANRDGKAPTQRMLRVGEVIRRTLSEVLQRGDVHDDELARMSITVGEVRMTSDLRIATAFVLPLGGQGKEEALEALRRNRHEIRHLVVKGGTMKFAPELRFEIDGTFDQIDATRALLAKDHVRQDLDD, encoded by the coding sequence ATGGCAAAGAATGCAAACAGAGACGGCAAGGCCCCCACCCAGCGTATGTTGCGCGTGGGCGAGGTGATCCGCCGCACCCTATCCGAGGTCCTGCAACGCGGTGACGTGCATGACGATGAACTGGCGCGCATGTCCATTACTGTGGGCGAGGTGCGCATGACATCCGATCTGCGGATTGCGACGGCTTTTGTGCTGCCCCTTGGCGGGCAGGGCAAGGAAGAGGCGCTTGAGGCCCTGCGCCGCAATCGGCACGAAATCCGCCACCTTGTTGTCAAAGGTGGCACGATGAAATTCGCGCCTGAACTGCGGTTCGAGATCGACGGCACGTTTGACCAGATCGACGCGACCCGCGCTTTGCTGGCCAAAGATCACGTGCGGCAGGATCTGGACGACTGA
- the dapB gene encoding 4-hydroxy-tetrahydrodipicolinate reductase, which translates to MTDRPGIVITGASGRMGQMLIKTVLASDKCRLVGVLERTGHDWIGQDIGTATGGQPVGVAVTDDAVEVFAKAQAVIDFTAPAATVGFAGLAAQARAVHVIGTTGLSDDDLKAINAAARHAVIVRAGNMSLGVNLLVQLTKKVAAALDEDFDIEIIEAHHNQKVDAPSGTALMLGEAAAEGRGVDLKDVSDSGRDGITGARKRGDIGFSAIRGGDIVGEHDVLFAAAGERIVLRHLATDRAIFARGALKAALWGQDKAPGEYDMMDVLGI; encoded by the coding sequence ATGACAGACAGACCAGGCATCGTGATCACAGGCGCATCGGGCCGCATGGGCCAGATGCTCATCAAAACCGTGCTGGCCTCGGACAAATGCCGCCTTGTCGGCGTGTTGGAACGGACAGGACATGACTGGATCGGTCAGGATATCGGCACCGCCACAGGCGGTCAGCCAGTCGGCGTTGCGGTCACCGACGATGCCGTCGAAGTCTTCGCCAAGGCGCAAGCCGTCATCGACTTTACCGCCCCCGCCGCCACCGTCGGCTTTGCCGGTCTGGCCGCACAGGCGCGCGCGGTGCACGTGATCGGCACAACAGGACTGTCCGACGACGACCTCAAAGCCATCAACGCCGCTGCGCGCCATGCGGTCATCGTACGGGCGGGGAATATGTCATTGGGTGTGAACCTGTTGGTGCAACTGACCAAAAAGGTCGCAGCCGCTCTCGACGAAGACTTTGATATCGAAATCATCGAAGCGCACCACAATCAAAAGGTAGACGCCCCCTCTGGCACGGCCCTGATGTTGGGGGAAGCCGCCGCTGAAGGACGCGGTGTGGACCTCAAAGATGTCAGTGACAGCGGGCGCGACGGTATCACCGGCGCACGCAAACGTGGCGACATCGGCTTTAGCGCCATACGCGGCGGCGATATCGTGGGCGAACATGACGTGCTCTTTGCGGCCGCTGGCGAACGGATCGTGCTGCGCCACCTTGCGACAGACCGCGCGATTTTCGCACGCGGCGCGCTAAAAGCCGCACTCTGGGGCCAGGATAAAGCGCCCGGTGAATACGATATGATGGACGTTCTGGGCATCTAA
- the rpiB gene encoding ribose 5-phosphate isomerase B produces MTNKRIVLSSDHAAIGMRQTIADHITALGYEAVDIGPTTPESTPYPQHGEAAARRVASGDCALGIILCGTGQGIMMAANKVKGVRCGVCSDAFSARMIRQHNDANMLSLGARVIGDALSLDIVDAFLNADFEGGRHATRVDMITAIEEG; encoded by the coding sequence ATGACCAACAAACGCATTGTGCTTTCCTCTGATCACGCCGCTATCGGCATGCGCCAAACCATCGCCGATCACATCACGGCGCTGGGATACGAGGCCGTCGATATCGGGCCCACGACCCCCGAAAGCACGCCCTATCCGCAACATGGCGAAGCCGCCGCGCGGCGTGTCGCCTCTGGTGATTGCGCGCTGGGAATTATTCTGTGCGGTACCGGTCAAGGCATCATGATGGCCGCCAACAAGGTCAAAGGCGTGCGCTGCGGGGTGTGTTCCGATGCGTTTTCCGCACGCATGATCCGGCAGCACAACGATGCCAACATGCTCTCGCTCGGGGCACGCGTGATCGGCGATGCCCTTTCCCTCGATATCGTCGATGCCTTCCTGAATGCCGATTTCGAAGGTGGCCGCCACGCAACCCGCGTGGACATGATAACTGCAATAGAAGAGGGGTAA
- a CDS encoding dihydrodipicolinate reductase — MKHAILALVLATAAAPALADSYVPVKDEATFVSLVEGRELSNFFYGVSLSVSPDGNIAGSAIGWDIVGNWTWKDGYFCRELSWGGDPIPYNCQLVEARGDDRLRFTVDQGAGDSASFRLR, encoded by the coding sequence ATGAAACATGCGATTTTGGCTTTGGTACTCGCCACCGCCGCTGCGCCAGCGCTCGCTGACAGCTATGTTCCGGTCAAAGACGAGGCGACTTTTGTTTCGCTCGTTGAGGGCCGTGAGCTCAGCAATTTCTTCTACGGCGTCAGCCTCAGTGTTTCGCCAGACGGAAACATCGCGGGTTCAGCAATCGGCTGGGACATCGTCGGCAACTGGACGTGGAAAGACGGCTATTTCTGCCGCGAGCTAAGCTGGGGCGGCGATCCGATCCCTTATAATTGCCAACTGGTCGAAGCACGTGGCGATGACAGGTTGCGGTTTACGGTCGATCAGGGCGCAGGCGACAGCGCGTCTTTCCGCTTGCGATAA
- a CDS encoding hemerythrin domain-containing protein yields the protein MKKLALAERDALPDALRVLLAEYPRDGWEMDPGFDGLIRFWLDRHLMFRKLMGELRTGTEALLDRKIEADRFAGLTSRYGGMLVNGLHEHHTIEDTYYFPKLVKKDARIAKGFAILDKDHHDLDEFLADFVGRANEVLGLTANRDKLQTAAGHFQNELAKLEGLLDRHLIDEEELIVPVILRYGSRDLG from the coding sequence ATGAAGAAACTTGCACTTGCCGAACGTGATGCCTTGCCGGACGCGTTGCGCGTTCTTCTGGCGGAATACCCGCGTGACGGTTGGGAGATGGACCCGGGTTTTGACGGGCTGATCCGGTTCTGGCTGGACCGCCATTTGATGTTTCGCAAGCTGATGGGCGAGTTGCGCACCGGGACTGAGGCGCTTTTGGACCGCAAGATCGAGGCGGATCGTTTCGCGGGGCTGACTTCGCGCTATGGTGGTATGCTGGTGAACGGGTTGCACGAACATCACACCATCGAAGACACCTATTATTTCCCGAAACTGGTGAAGAAAGACGCGCGGATCGCGAAGGGTTTTGCCATTCTCGACAAGGACCACCACGATCTGGACGAATTTCTCGCCGATTTTGTGGGACGCGCGAATGAGGTGCTTGGCCTGACAGCAAACCGCGACAAGCTGCAGACCGCGGCGGGGCATTTCCAGAACGAATTGGCCAAGCTGGAAGGCCTGCTTGACCGCCATTTGATTGATGAGGAAGAGCTGATTGTGCCGGTGATCCTGCGCTATGGATCACGTGATCTTGGCTAG
- a CDS encoding peptide ABC transporter substrate-binding protein, whose translation MALKSRLFVTTAAVLIATSGMVFADAHATHPVTGEALASDQTFTYRVGDESPSIDPGLVEDVDGAAVVRDLFEGLYNQDAAGNLVPGVALSHEVSDDGLIYTFTLRDNAKWSNGDTVTAGDFVYAWQRAASPALASPYSWYIELMSIENGAAVIAGDMEPSTLGVTAIDDTTLEVRLSQPLPYFPQMLTHGTTFPVHQATVEEFGNDWVLPENMVSNGAYVLTEFVPQERLVRERNPMYWDNDNTIIERVVKLVVPDENVALTRYLAGELDMTDVPAGQFPRLSEQYPDQAVSVPMACSYYYMFNLRDGASPEIQDPNVRKALSLAIDRDIIVNNVLAGGQKAAYTFTHWATAGFETPDIPMATMTQADRNAMAVELLTEAGYGSDNPLSIDLVYNTNDSHRSVAIAISQMWKQTLGVDTTLANQEWQTFLEARSNGDFEVARGGWCADYNEASTFLDLMQSESGYNDSKYVNPEVDALLAEAKTSANPQANYDRVEEFIAQDTPIIPIYHYAAVDMFAENLEGWPYENFEQTWYSKDLYKISE comes from the coding sequence ATGGCACTAAAATCCAGACTTTTCGTAACAACAGCCGCGGTGCTGATTGCGACCTCCGGCATGGTCTTTGCAGATGCGCACGCCACACACCCCGTGACCGGCGAGGCGCTGGCTTCGGATCAAACGTTTACCTACCGCGTGGGTGATGAAAGCCCGTCGATTGACCCGGGTCTGGTCGAAGACGTGGATGGCGCCGCTGTGGTGCGCGACCTTTTTGAAGGTCTCTACAATCAGGATGCCGCAGGCAATCTGGTGCCTGGCGTCGCACTGAGCCACGAGGTCAGCGACGACGGTCTGATTTATACATTCACGCTGCGCGACAATGCAAAGTGGTCCAACGGTGACACGGTGACGGCCGGTGATTTCGTCTACGCATGGCAGCGCGCCGCGTCGCCCGCGCTGGCATCGCCCTACAGCTGGTACATCGAACTGATGTCGATCGAAAACGGTGCCGCCGTCATTGCAGGTGACATGGAGCCATCCACACTTGGCGTCACAGCCATCGACGACACCACGCTCGAGGTCCGCCTGTCACAGCCTTTGCCATATTTCCCGCAAATGCTGACACATGGCACAACGTTCCCCGTCCACCAAGCGACCGTCGAAGAATTCGGCAACGACTGGGTGCTGCCTGAAAACATGGTATCCAACGGCGCCTATGTCCTGACCGAGTTTGTCCCGCAAGAGCGTCTCGTCCGCGAGCGTAACCCGATGTATTGGGACAACGACAACACCATCATCGAACGTGTGGTCAAACTGGTGGTGCCCGATGAGAACGTCGCTCTGACACGCTATCTCGCTGGTGAACTGGACATGACCGACGTGCCCGCAGGCCAGTTCCCGCGCCTTTCGGAGCAATATCCCGACCAGGCCGTTTCCGTGCCAATGGCATGTTCCTACTATTACATGTTCAACCTGCGCGACGGTGCATCGCCTGAAATTCAGGACCCCAACGTACGCAAAGCCCTGAGCCTCGCCATCGACCGCGACATCATCGTAAACAACGTGCTCGCCGGTGGTCAGAAGGCCGCGTACACGTTTACACACTGGGCGACCGCTGGCTTCGAGACACCCGACATCCCGATGGCGACAATGACGCAGGCCGATCGGAACGCGATGGCGGTCGAGCTTTTGACCGAGGCCGGCTATGGTTCTGACAATCCGCTCAGCATTGATCTGGTCTATAATACCAACGATTCCCACCGTTCTGTTGCAATCGCAATCAGCCAGATGTGGAAGCAGACACTGGGTGTCGACACCACGTTAGCCAATCAGGAATGGCAGACTTTCCTCGAAGCCCGCTCGAACGGTGATTTTGAGGTCGCGCGCGGCGGTTGGTGTGCAGACTATAACGAGGCCTCGACCTTCCTTGACCTGATGCAGTCGGAATCGGGCTATAATGACAGCAAATACGTGAACCCCGAGGTTGATGCGCTGCTGGCCGAGGCAAAGACATCCGCGAACCCGCAAGCCAACTATGACCGCGTTGAGGAATTCATCGCGCAGGATACGCCGATTATTCCAATCTACCACTACGCCGCAGTCGATATGTTTGCGGAGAACCTCGAAGGCTGGCCCTACGAGAACTTTGAACAGACATGGTACTCCAAAGATCTCTACAAGATCTCCGAGTAA
- the oppB gene encoding oligopeptide ABC transporter permease OppB, with protein sequence MLSFVFRRLAVAVPTLLILVVLSFLLMYAAPGGPFNSERPLPPEVLANIEAKYGLDQPFWRQIVNYVVSVVTQFDFGPSFQYKDRSVNDVIAQGFPVTLTYGFWSFIVAVTVGVSLGVAAAIKQNSWVDYFAVGVSIGAQVLPNFVMAPLLLLVFTLWLGWLPGGGWNGGQWQFLIMPVIALSTSYMASIARITRSSMLEVLNTNFIRTARAKGLPMRRVIWKHAMKPTMLPVLSYLGPAFVGMITGSVIIDVFFSTGGIGQFFVNSAFNRDYSVIMGITILVGTLTILFNLLVDVLYAWIDPKIRY encoded by the coding sequence ATGCTGAGCTTCGTCTTCCGCCGCCTTGCCGTGGCCGTGCCGACCCTGTTGATATTGGTCGTCCTGTCCTTTCTCCTGATGTACGCAGCCCCCGGTGGCCCGTTCAATTCCGAACGCCCGCTACCCCCCGAGGTGCTTGCCAATATCGAGGCAAAATACGGGCTGGATCAGCCGTTCTGGAGGCAGATCGTCAATTACGTGGTCAGCGTGGTCACGCAATTCGATTTCGGGCCTTCTTTCCAATACAAAGACCGCAGCGTGAACGACGTGATCGCGCAAGGCTTCCCGGTCACGCTGACCTACGGGTTCTGGTCCTTTATCGTGGCCGTCACAGTGGGCGTGTCACTGGGGGTTGCCGCCGCAATCAAACAAAACTCATGGGTTGATTATTTCGCCGTTGGTGTGTCCATCGGCGCGCAGGTCCTGCCGAATTTCGTGATGGCCCCGCTTTTGCTGCTCGTCTTCACACTCTGGCTGGGATGGTTGCCCGGTGGTGGCTGGAACGGTGGCCAGTGGCAATTCCTGATCATGCCGGTGATCGCACTCTCAACATCCTACATGGCCTCGATTGCGCGGATCACGCGCTCATCGATGCTCGAAGTGTTGAACACCAATTTCATCCGCACCGCCCGCGCCAAAGGCCTGCCGATGCGCCGCGTCATCTGGAAACACGCGATGAAGCCCACAATGCTGCCGGTGCTATCCTATCTCGGGCCAGCCTTCGTCGGCATGATCACCGGTTCTGTTATCATTGATGTGTTCTTTTCCACCGGCGGCATTGGGCAGTTCTTTGTGAACTCTGCTTTCAACCGTGACTATTCTGTTATCATGGGGATCACCATTCTGGTGGGCACCCTGACAATCCTGTTCAACCTTCTGGTCGATGTCCTCTACGCGTGGATCGACCCCAAGATCCGCTACTAA
- a CDS encoding ABC transporter permease subunit, producing the protein MLPNRAAVEGIAENMQLAEVKGRSLWADARTRFLRNRAAVISLIMLCAVAGFALFGGLVAQYEGDFVNFSLIGSNAYLGVPSLETGHYFGTDSNGRDLFARTVQGTGISLMVGVVGALVAVIVGTLYGATAGYYGGRIDGIMMRIVDVLMSIPFMFVLILMLVIFGRSIFMLFLGIGLISWLDMARIARGQTLTIKNKEFVEVAVATGVRPSKIILRHIVPNLLGIVIVYATLLVPNMIIFESFISFLGLGVQEPATSLGALINEGSRTMQFGYYWQIAFPLFFFIITIFAFFFVGDGLRDALDPKDR; encoded by the coding sequence ATGTTACCCAACAGAGCAGCCGTCGAAGGCATTGCCGAAAATATGCAACTGGCCGAGGTCAAAGGCCGGTCACTCTGGGCCGATGCGCGCACACGGTTCTTGCGCAACCGCGCCGCTGTGATTTCGCTTATCATGCTATGTGCCGTGGCAGGCTTTGCGCTCTTCGGGGGGCTTGTCGCGCAATACGAGGGTGATTTCGTCAACTTCAGCCTGATCGGCAGCAACGCATACCTTGGCGTCCCGTCCCTTGAGACAGGGCACTATTTCGGCACCGACAGCAACGGGCGCGACCTGTTCGCACGCACCGTGCAGGGAACCGGTATTTCACTGATGGTCGGTGTCGTAGGGGCCTTGGTCGCCGTCATCGTCGGCACGCTTTATGGGGCAACCGCAGGCTACTATGGCGGACGCATTGACGGGATCATGATGCGGATCGTCGATGTGCTGATGTCGATCCCGTTCATGTTCGTGCTGATCCTGATGCTGGTGATCTTCGGCCGCTCGATCTTTATGCTGTTTCTTGGCATCGGGCTGATCTCCTGGCTTGATATGGCGCGGATCGCGCGGGGGCAGACACTCACCATCAAGAACAAGGAATTCGTCGAAGTGGCGGTAGCCACCGGCGTGCGCCCCAGCAAGATTATCCTGCGCCATATCGTACCGAACCTTCTGGGCATCGTGATCGTCTACGCCACGTTGCTGGTGCCCAATATGATCATTTTCGAAAGCTTTATCAGCTTCTTGGGCCTCGGCGTTCAAGAACCCGCCACCTCGCTGGGTGCTTTGATCAACGAAGGCTCGCGCACCATGCAGTTCGGCTATTACTGGCAGATCGCCTTCCCGCTTTTCTTTTTCATCATCACCATCTTCGCCTTCTTCTTTGTCGGCGACGGTCTGCGCGACGCGCTTGACCCCAAGGACCGCTAG